From Cricetulus griseus strain 17A/GY chromosome 1 unlocalized genomic scaffold, alternate assembly CriGri-PICRH-1.0 chr1_0, whole genome shotgun sequence, a single genomic window includes:
- the Mettl7b gene encoding methyltransferase-like protein 7B, translating into MGVLVPFLQLLVLLLTLPLHLLALVGFWQPVCKTYFPYLMAKLTERANKKMESKKRELFSQIKDLKGTSGKVALLELGCGTGANFQFYPPNCRVTCVDPNPNFEKFLTKSMAENKHLQYERFIVAYGEDMRQLADSSMDVVVCTLVLCSVRSPKKVLQEIQRVLKPGGLLFFWEHVAEPRGSWAFLWQQVFEPTWKHIGDGCHLTRETWKDLEKARFSDVQMERQSPPFKWLPIGPHIMGKAVK; encoded by the exons ATGGGCGTCCTCGTCCCATTTCTGCAACTGCTGGTGCTGCTCCTGACACTTCCGCTGCACCTGCTGGCTCTGGTGGGCTTCTGGCAGCCCGTGTGCAAAACCTATTTCCCCTACTTGATGGCCAAGTTAACAGAAAGGGCCAACAAGAAGATGGAAAGCAAGAAACGGGAACTATTTAGCCAGATAAAAGATCTTAAGGGGACCTCAGGGAAAGTGGCCCTGTTGGAGCTGGGCTGTGGCACTGGTGCCAACTTCCAGTTCTACCCACCTAACTGCAGGGTCACCTGCGTGGACCCAAACCCCAACTTTGAGAAGTTCCTGACAAAGAGCATGGCTGAGAACAAGCACCTCCAGTACGAGCGCTTCATCGTGGCTTATGGAGAGGACATGAGACAGCTAGCTGACAGCTCCATGGACGTGGTGGTCTGCACCCTGGTGCTGTGTTCTGTGCGGAGCCCAAAAAAGGTCCTgcaggaaatccagagagtccTGAAGCCG ggAGGACTGCTGTTCTTCTGGGAGCACGTGGCTGAGCCTCGGGGAAGCTGGGCCTTCCTATGGCAGCAAGTTTTTGAGCCTACCTGGAAACACATTGGAGATGGCTGCCACCTCACCAGAGAGACCTGGAAGGACCTTGAGAAGGCACGGTTCTCTGACGTCCAAATGGAACGGCAGTCCCCTCCCTTCAAGTGGCTACCTATTGGGCCCCACATCATGGGAAAAGCTGTGAAATAA
- the Itga7 gene encoding integrin alpha-7 isoform X3: MGRIPSCDSLRPPGIYCLLRYLFAGLLLPWAVAFNLDVMGALRKEGEPGSLFGFSVALHRQLQPRPQSWLLVGAPQALALPGQQANRTGGLFACPLSLEETDCYRVDIDRGANVQKESKENQWLGVSVRSQGPGGKIVTCAHRYESRQRVDQILETRDVIGRCFVLSEDLAIRDELDGGEWKFCEGRPQGHEQFGFCQQGTAATFSPDSHYLVFGAPGTYNWKGTARVELCAQGSSDLAHLDDGPYEAGGEKDQDPSLIPVPANSYFGLLFVTNIDSSDPDQLVYKTLDPADRLTGPAGDLTLNSYLGFSIDSAKGLLRAEELSFVAGAPRANHKGAVVILRKDSASRLIPEVVLSGERLTSGFGYSLAVADLNNDRWPDLIVGAPYFFERQKELGGAVYVYMNQGGRWTHTPPLRICGSPDSMFGISLAVLGDLNQDGFPDIAVGAPFDGDGKVFIYHGSSLGMVVKPSQVLEGEAVSIKSFGYSLSGGLDVDGNYYPDLLVGSLADTAALFRARPVLHVSQEIFIAPRAIDLEQPNCAGGRLVCVDIRICFSYTAVPSSYSPVVALDYTLDGDTDRRLRGQVPRVTFLSRGLDDLKHQSSGTVWLKHQQDRVCGDAMFQLQENVKDKLRAIVVTLQYSLQTPRLRWQRQAPGQGLPPVAPILSAHQPSTQRTEIHFLKQGCGEDKICQSNLQLVQARFCSRISDTEFQPLPMDVDGMTALFALSGQPFIGLELTITNLPSDPARPQADGDDAHEAQLLVTLPTSLHYSGVRALDSAEKPLCLSNENASHVECELGNPMKRGAQVTFYLLLSTSGITIETTELEVELLLATISEQELHPVSVRAQVFIELPLSISGVATPQQLFFSGVVKGESAMRSERDVGSKVKYEITVSNQGQSLNTLGSAFLNIMWPHEIANGKWLLYPMRVELEGGQGPGKKGICSPRPNILRLDVDSRDRRRRELEQPEPQEPPEKLEPSSTSWWPVSSAERKRNVTLDCAQGTAKCVVFSCPLYSFDRVAVLHVWGRLWNSTFLEEYIAVKSLEVIVRANITVKSSIKNLLLRDASTTIPVMVYLDPMAVVAEGVPWWVILLAVLAGLLVLALLVLLLWKLGFFKRAKHPEATVPQYHAVKILREDRQQFKEEKTGTIQRSNWGNSQWEGSDAHPILDADWHPDLGPDGTPVPVTA, from the exons GCTGCTGGTGGGTGCTCCCCAGGCCCTGGCTCTTCCTGGGCAGCAAGCAAATCGCACTGGAGGTCTCTTTGCTTGTCCCCTGAGCCTAGAGGAGACGGACTGCTACAGAGTGGACATCGACCGGGGAG CTAATGTGCAAAAGGAAAGCAAGGAGAACCAGTGGTTGGGAGTCAGTGTTCGGAGCCAGGGACCCGGGGGCAAGATTGTC ACCTGTGCACACCGATATGAGTCTCGGCAGAGAGTGGACCAGATCCTGGAGACTCGGGATGTGATTGGTCGCTGCTTTGTGCTAAGCGAGGACCTGGCCATCCGTGATGAGTTGGATGGTGGGGAGTGGAAGTTCTGTGAGGGGCGCCCCCAGGGCCATGAACAATTTGGATTCTGCCAGCAGGGTACAGCTGCCACCTTCTCCCCTGATAGCCACTACCTCGTCTTTGGGGCTCCAGGAACCTATAACTGGAAGG GCACAGCCAGGGTGGAGCTCTGTGCGCAGGGCTCGTCGGACCTGGCACACCTGGATGATGGGCCCTACGAGGCAGGGGGCGAGAAGGATCAAGACCCCAGCCTCATTCCGGTCCCTGCCAACAGCTACTTTG GGTTGCTTTTTGTGACCAACATTGATAGCTCAGACCCTGATCAGCTGGTGTATAAAACTTTGGACCCTGCAGACCGGCTCACAGGACCAGCCGGAGACTTGACCTTGAATAGCTATTTAG GTTTCTCCATTGACTCTGCGAAGGGTCTCTTGCGTGCCGAAGAGCTGAGTTTTGTGGCAGGGGCCCCCCGTGCCAACCACAAGGGGGCTGTGGTCATTCTGCGCAAGGATAGCGCCAGCCGCCTGATACCTGAGGTTGTGCTATCTGGGGAGCGCTTGACCTCTGGCTTTGGCTACTCACTGGCTGTGGCTGATCTTAACAATGAccg CTGGCCAGACCTGATTGTGGGTGCCCCTTACTTCTTTGAGCGCCAAAAAGAGCTGGGAGgtgctgtgtatgtgtacatgaaccAGGGTGGCCGCTGGACACACACCCCTCCTCTCCGGATCTGTGGCTCCCCTGACTCCATGTTTGGGATCAGCTTGGCTGTTTTGGGAGACCTCAACCAGGATGGCTTCCCAG ATATTGCCGTGGGCGCTCCCTTTGATGGAGATGGAAAAGTCTTTATCTACCACGGGAGCAGCCTGGGGATGGTTGTCAAACCTTCACAG GTGCTGGAGGGTGAGGCCGTGAGCATCAAGAGCTTTGGTTACTCCCTGTCTGGTGGCCTGGATGTGGACGGAAACTACTACCCAGACCTGCTCGTGGGTTCCCTGGCTGATACTGCTGCGCTGTTCAG GGCCAGACCTGTTCTTCatgtctcccaagagatcttcaTTGCTCCGAGAGCCATTGATCTAGAACAGCCCAACTGCGCTGGTGGACGCTTAGTCTG TGTGGACATCAGGATCTGTTTCAGCTATACCGCAGTGCCCAGCAGCTACAGCCCTGTTGTGG CCCTGGATTATACGTTAGATGGGGACACAGACCGGAGACTCCGGGGCCAGGTTCCGCGAGTGACTTTCCTGAGCCGAGGCCTGGATGACCTCAAGCACCAATCCTCAGGCACTGTGTGGCTGAAGCACCAACAGGACCGAGTCTGTGGAGACGCCATGTTCCAGCTGCAG GAAAATGTCAAAGACAAGCTTCGGGCCATCGTGGTGACCCTACAATATAGTCTCCAAACACCTCGGTTACGGTGGCAGCGACAAGCTCCTGGTCAGGGGCTCCCCCCTGTGGCTCCCATTCTCAGTGCTCACCAGCCTAGCACACAGAGGACAGAG ATCCACTTCCTGAAGCAAGGCTGTGGTGAAGATAAGATCTGTCAGAGCAATCTGCAGCTGGTCCAGGCCCGATTCTGTTCTCGGATCAGCGACACAGAGTTCCAGCCTCTGCCCAT GGATGTGGATGGAATGACAGCCCTGTTTGCACTGAGTGGGCAGCCATTCATAGGCCTGGAGCTGACGATCACCAACCTGCCCTCGGACCCAGCCCGTCCTCAGGCAGATGGAGATGATGCCCACGAAGCCCAGCTCCTGGTCACCCTACCAACCTCGTTGCACTACTCAGGCGTCCGGGCCCTGGACTCTGCG GAGAAGCCGCTCTGCCTGTCCAATGAGAATGCCTCTCATGTCGAGTGTGAGCTGGGGAACCCTATGAAGAGAGGTGCCCAG GTCACTTTCTACCTCCTCCTCAGCACCTCTGGAATCACAATTGAGACCACAGAGTTGGAGGTGGAGTTGCTGTTGGCCAC GATCAGTGAGCAGGAGCTGCATCCAGTTTCTGTTCGAGCTCAAGTCTTCATTGAGTTGCCGCTGTCCATTTCAGG GGTGGCTACTCCCCAACAACTCTTCTTCTCTGGCGTGGTGAAAGGTGAGAGTGCCATGCGATCTGAGAGGGACGTGGGCAGCAAAGTCAAGTATGAGATCACG GTCTCCAATCAAGGCCAGTCGCTCAACACCCTGGGCTCTGCCTTCCTCAACATCATGTGGCCCCACGAGATTGCCAATGGGAAGTGGCTGCTGTACCCCATGCGGGTAGAGCTGGAGGGCGGACAGGGGCCTGGGAAGAAAGGGATCTGCTCTCCAAGACCCAACATCCTCCGCCTG GATGTGGACAGCAGGGATAGGAGGCGGCGAGAGCTGGAGCAACCGGAGCCGCAGGAGCCTCCAGAGAAGTTGGAGCCCAGCAGCACATCCTGGTGGCCAGTGTCCTCTgctgagaggaagagaaatgtCACCCTG GACTGCGCCCAGGGCACGGCCAAGTGTGTGGTCTTCAGCTGCCCACTCTACAGCTTTGATCGTGTGGCCGTGCTGCATGTCTGGGGCCGCCTCTGGAACAGCACCTTCCTGGAG GAGTACATAGCTGTGAAGTCCCTGGAAGTGATTGTCCGAGCCAACATCACAGTGAAGTCCTCTATCAAGAACTTGTTGCTCAGAGATGCATCCACAACG ATCCCAGTAATGGTGTACTTGGACCCCATGGCTGTGGTTGCAGAAGGAGTCCCCTGGTGGGTCATCCTCTTGGCAGTGCTGGCTGGGCTGCTGGTGCTGGCCCTGCTTGTGCTGCTGTTGTGGAAG CTGGGATTCTTCAAGCGTGCAAAGCACCCCGAGGCCACTGTGCCCCAGTACCACGCGGTGAAGATCCTTCGGGAAGACCGACAGCAGTTCAAGGAGGAGAAGACAGGCACCATCCAGAGGAGTAACTGGGGCAACTCCCAGTGGGAGGGCTCTGATGCACACCCCATCTTGGATGCTGATTGGCACCCTGATCTGGGTCCTGATGGAACTCCCGTGCCAGTCACTGCCTAA
- the Itga7 gene encoding integrin alpha-7 isoform X2, with protein MGRIPSCDSLRPPGIYCLLRYLFAGLLLPWAVAFNLDVMGALRKEGEPGSLFGFSVALHRQLQPRPQSWLLVGAPQALALPGQQANRTGGLFACPLSLEETDCYRVDIDRGANVQKESKENQWLGVSVRSQGPGGKIVTCAHRYESRQRVDQILETRDVIGRCFVLSEDLAIRDELDGGEWKFCEGRPQGHEQFGFCQQGTAATFSPDSHYLVFGAPGTYNWKGLLFVTNIDSSDPDQLVYKTLDPADRLTGPAGDLTLNSYLGFSIDSAKGLLRAEELSFVAGAPRANHKGAVVILRKDSASRLIPEVVLSGERLTSGFGYSLAVADLNNDRWPDLIVGAPYFFERQKELGGAVYVYMNQGGRWTHTPPLRICGSPDSMFGISLAVLGDLNQDGFPDIAVGAPFDGDGKVFIYHGSSLGMVVKPSQVLEGEAVSIKSFGYSLSGGLDVDGNYYPDLLVGSLADTAALFRARPVLHVSQEIFIAPRAIDLEQPNCAGGRLVCVDIRICFSYTAVPSSYSPVVALDYTLDGDTDRRLRGQVPRVTFLSRGLDDLKHQSSGTVWLKHQQDRVCGDAMFQLQENVKDKLRAIVVTLQYSLQTPRLRWQRQAPGQGLPPVAPILSAHQPSTQRTEIHFLKQGCGEDKICQSNLQLVQARFCSRISDTEFQPLPMDVDGMTALFALSGQPFIGLELTITNLPSDPARPQADGDDAHEAQLLVTLPTSLHYSGVRALDSAEKPLCLSNENASHVECELGNPMKRGAQVTFYLLLSTSGITIETTELEVELLLATISEQELHPVSVRAQVFIELPLSISGVATPQQLFFSGVVKGESAMRSERDVGSKVKYEITVSNQGQSLNTLGSAFLNIMWPHEIANGKWLLYPMRVELEGGQGPGKKGICSPRPNILRLDVDSRDRRRRELEQPEPQEPPEKLEPSSTSWWPVSSAERKRNVTLDCAQGTAKCVVFSCPLYSFDRVAVLHVWGRLWNSTFLEEYIAVKSLEVIVRANITVKSSIKNLLLRDASTTIPVMVYLDPMAVVAEGVPWWVILLAVLAGLLVLALLVLLLWKLGFFKRAKHPEATVPQYHAVKILREDRQQFKEEKTGTIQRSNWGNSQWEGSDAHPILDADWHPDLGPDGTPVPVTA; from the exons GCTGCTGGTGGGTGCTCCCCAGGCCCTGGCTCTTCCTGGGCAGCAAGCAAATCGCACTGGAGGTCTCTTTGCTTGTCCCCTGAGCCTAGAGGAGACGGACTGCTACAGAGTGGACATCGACCGGGGAG CTAATGTGCAAAAGGAAAGCAAGGAGAACCAGTGGTTGGGAGTCAGTGTTCGGAGCCAGGGACCCGGGGGCAAGATTGTC ACCTGTGCACACCGATATGAGTCTCGGCAGAGAGTGGACCAGATCCTGGAGACTCGGGATGTGATTGGTCGCTGCTTTGTGCTAAGCGAGGACCTGGCCATCCGTGATGAGTTGGATGGTGGGGAGTGGAAGTTCTGTGAGGGGCGCCCCCAGGGCCATGAACAATTTGGATTCTGCCAGCAGGGTACAGCTGCCACCTTCTCCCCTGATAGCCACTACCTCGTCTTTGGGGCTCCAGGAACCTATAACTGGAAGG GGTTGCTTTTTGTGACCAACATTGATAGCTCAGACCCTGATCAGCTGGTGTATAAAACTTTGGACCCTGCAGACCGGCTCACAGGACCAGCCGGAGACTTGACCTTGAATAGCTATTTAG GTTTCTCCATTGACTCTGCGAAGGGTCTCTTGCGTGCCGAAGAGCTGAGTTTTGTGGCAGGGGCCCCCCGTGCCAACCACAAGGGGGCTGTGGTCATTCTGCGCAAGGATAGCGCCAGCCGCCTGATACCTGAGGTTGTGCTATCTGGGGAGCGCTTGACCTCTGGCTTTGGCTACTCACTGGCTGTGGCTGATCTTAACAATGAccg CTGGCCAGACCTGATTGTGGGTGCCCCTTACTTCTTTGAGCGCCAAAAAGAGCTGGGAGgtgctgtgtatgtgtacatgaaccAGGGTGGCCGCTGGACACACACCCCTCCTCTCCGGATCTGTGGCTCCCCTGACTCCATGTTTGGGATCAGCTTGGCTGTTTTGGGAGACCTCAACCAGGATGGCTTCCCAG ATATTGCCGTGGGCGCTCCCTTTGATGGAGATGGAAAAGTCTTTATCTACCACGGGAGCAGCCTGGGGATGGTTGTCAAACCTTCACAG GTGCTGGAGGGTGAGGCCGTGAGCATCAAGAGCTTTGGTTACTCCCTGTCTGGTGGCCTGGATGTGGACGGAAACTACTACCCAGACCTGCTCGTGGGTTCCCTGGCTGATACTGCTGCGCTGTTCAG GGCCAGACCTGTTCTTCatgtctcccaagagatcttcaTTGCTCCGAGAGCCATTGATCTAGAACAGCCCAACTGCGCTGGTGGACGCTTAGTCTG TGTGGACATCAGGATCTGTTTCAGCTATACCGCAGTGCCCAGCAGCTACAGCCCTGTTGTGG CCCTGGATTATACGTTAGATGGGGACACAGACCGGAGACTCCGGGGCCAGGTTCCGCGAGTGACTTTCCTGAGCCGAGGCCTGGATGACCTCAAGCACCAATCCTCAGGCACTGTGTGGCTGAAGCACCAACAGGACCGAGTCTGTGGAGACGCCATGTTCCAGCTGCAG GAAAATGTCAAAGACAAGCTTCGGGCCATCGTGGTGACCCTACAATATAGTCTCCAAACACCTCGGTTACGGTGGCAGCGACAAGCTCCTGGTCAGGGGCTCCCCCCTGTGGCTCCCATTCTCAGTGCTCACCAGCCTAGCACACAGAGGACAGAG ATCCACTTCCTGAAGCAAGGCTGTGGTGAAGATAAGATCTGTCAGAGCAATCTGCAGCTGGTCCAGGCCCGATTCTGTTCTCGGATCAGCGACACAGAGTTCCAGCCTCTGCCCAT GGATGTGGATGGAATGACAGCCCTGTTTGCACTGAGTGGGCAGCCATTCATAGGCCTGGAGCTGACGATCACCAACCTGCCCTCGGACCCAGCCCGTCCTCAGGCAGATGGAGATGATGCCCACGAAGCCCAGCTCCTGGTCACCCTACCAACCTCGTTGCACTACTCAGGCGTCCGGGCCCTGGACTCTGCG GAGAAGCCGCTCTGCCTGTCCAATGAGAATGCCTCTCATGTCGAGTGTGAGCTGGGGAACCCTATGAAGAGAGGTGCCCAG GTCACTTTCTACCTCCTCCTCAGCACCTCTGGAATCACAATTGAGACCACAGAGTTGGAGGTGGAGTTGCTGTTGGCCAC GATCAGTGAGCAGGAGCTGCATCCAGTTTCTGTTCGAGCTCAAGTCTTCATTGAGTTGCCGCTGTCCATTTCAGG GGTGGCTACTCCCCAACAACTCTTCTTCTCTGGCGTGGTGAAAGGTGAGAGTGCCATGCGATCTGAGAGGGACGTGGGCAGCAAAGTCAAGTATGAGATCACG GTCTCCAATCAAGGCCAGTCGCTCAACACCCTGGGCTCTGCCTTCCTCAACATCATGTGGCCCCACGAGATTGCCAATGGGAAGTGGCTGCTGTACCCCATGCGGGTAGAGCTGGAGGGCGGACAGGGGCCTGGGAAGAAAGGGATCTGCTCTCCAAGACCCAACATCCTCCGCCTG GATGTGGACAGCAGGGATAGGAGGCGGCGAGAGCTGGAGCAACCGGAGCCGCAGGAGCCTCCAGAGAAGTTGGAGCCCAGCAGCACATCCTGGTGGCCAGTGTCCTCTgctgagaggaagagaaatgtCACCCTG GACTGCGCCCAGGGCACGGCCAAGTGTGTGGTCTTCAGCTGCCCACTCTACAGCTTTGATCGTGTGGCCGTGCTGCATGTCTGGGGCCGCCTCTGGAACAGCACCTTCCTGGAG GAGTACATAGCTGTGAAGTCCCTGGAAGTGATTGTCCGAGCCAACATCACAGTGAAGTCCTCTATCAAGAACTTGTTGCTCAGAGATGCATCCACAACG ATCCCAGTAATGGTGTACTTGGACCCCATGGCTGTGGTTGCAGAAGGAGTCCCCTGGTGGGTCATCCTCTTGGCAGTGCTGGCTGGGCTGCTGGTGCTGGCCCTGCTTGTGCTGCTGTTGTGGAAG CTGGGATTCTTCAAGCGTGCAAAGCACCCCGAGGCCACTGTGCCCCAGTACCACGCGGTGAAGATCCTTCGGGAAGACCGACAGCAGTTCAAGGAGGAGAAGACAGGCACCATCCAGAGGAGTAACTGGGGCAACTCCCAGTGGGAGGGCTCTGATGCACACCCCATCTTGGATGCTGATTGGCACCCTGATCTGGGTCCTGATGGAACTCCCGTGCCAGTCACTGCCTAA
- the Itga7 gene encoding integrin alpha-7 isoform X1 has translation MGRIPSCDSLRPPGIYCLLRYLFAGLLLPWAVAFNLDVMGALRKEGEPGSLFGFSVALHRQLQPRPQSWLLVGAPQALALPGQQANRTGGLFACPLSLEETDCYRVDIDRGANVQKESKENQWLGVSVRSQGPGGKIVTCAHRYESRQRVDQILETRDVIGRCFVLSEDLAIRDELDGGEWKFCEGRPQGHEQFGFCQQGTAATFSPDSHYLVFGAPGTYNWKGTARVELCAQGSSDLAHLDDGPYEAGGEKDQDPSLIPVPANSYFGFSIDSAKGLLRAEELSFVAGAPRANHKGAVVILRKDSASRLIPEVVLSGERLTSGFGYSLAVADLNNDRWPDLIVGAPYFFERQKELGGAVYVYMNQGGRWTHTPPLRICGSPDSMFGISLAVLGDLNQDGFPDIAVGAPFDGDGKVFIYHGSSLGMVVKPSQVLEGEAVSIKSFGYSLSGGLDVDGNYYPDLLVGSLADTAALFRARPVLHVSQEIFIAPRAIDLEQPNCAGGRLVCVDIRICFSYTAVPSSYSPVVALDYTLDGDTDRRLRGQVPRVTFLSRGLDDLKHQSSGTVWLKHQQDRVCGDAMFQLQENVKDKLRAIVVTLQYSLQTPRLRWQRQAPGQGLPPVAPILSAHQPSTQRTEIHFLKQGCGEDKICQSNLQLVQARFCSRISDTEFQPLPMDVDGMTALFALSGQPFIGLELTITNLPSDPARPQADGDDAHEAQLLVTLPTSLHYSGVRALDSAEKPLCLSNENASHVECELGNPMKRGAQVTFYLLLSTSGITIETTELEVELLLATISEQELHPVSVRAQVFIELPLSISGVATPQQLFFSGVVKGESAMRSERDVGSKVKYEITVSNQGQSLNTLGSAFLNIMWPHEIANGKWLLYPMRVELEGGQGPGKKGICSPRPNILRLDVDSRDRRRRELEQPEPQEPPEKLEPSSTSWWPVSSAERKRNVTLDCAQGTAKCVVFSCPLYSFDRVAVLHVWGRLWNSTFLEEYIAVKSLEVIVRANITVKSSIKNLLLRDASTTIPVMVYLDPMAVVAEGVPWWVILLAVLAGLLVLALLVLLLWKLGFFKRAKHPEATVPQYHAVKILREDRQQFKEEKTGTIQRSNWGNSQWEGSDAHPILDADWHPDLGPDGTPVPVTA, from the exons GCTGCTGGTGGGTGCTCCCCAGGCCCTGGCTCTTCCTGGGCAGCAAGCAAATCGCACTGGAGGTCTCTTTGCTTGTCCCCTGAGCCTAGAGGAGACGGACTGCTACAGAGTGGACATCGACCGGGGAG CTAATGTGCAAAAGGAAAGCAAGGAGAACCAGTGGTTGGGAGTCAGTGTTCGGAGCCAGGGACCCGGGGGCAAGATTGTC ACCTGTGCACACCGATATGAGTCTCGGCAGAGAGTGGACCAGATCCTGGAGACTCGGGATGTGATTGGTCGCTGCTTTGTGCTAAGCGAGGACCTGGCCATCCGTGATGAGTTGGATGGTGGGGAGTGGAAGTTCTGTGAGGGGCGCCCCCAGGGCCATGAACAATTTGGATTCTGCCAGCAGGGTACAGCTGCCACCTTCTCCCCTGATAGCCACTACCTCGTCTTTGGGGCTCCAGGAACCTATAACTGGAAGG GCACAGCCAGGGTGGAGCTCTGTGCGCAGGGCTCGTCGGACCTGGCACACCTGGATGATGGGCCCTACGAGGCAGGGGGCGAGAAGGATCAAGACCCCAGCCTCATTCCGGTCCCTGCCAACAGCTACTTTG GTTTCTCCATTGACTCTGCGAAGGGTCTCTTGCGTGCCGAAGAGCTGAGTTTTGTGGCAGGGGCCCCCCGTGCCAACCACAAGGGGGCTGTGGTCATTCTGCGCAAGGATAGCGCCAGCCGCCTGATACCTGAGGTTGTGCTATCTGGGGAGCGCTTGACCTCTGGCTTTGGCTACTCACTGGCTGTGGCTGATCTTAACAATGAccg CTGGCCAGACCTGATTGTGGGTGCCCCTTACTTCTTTGAGCGCCAAAAAGAGCTGGGAGgtgctgtgtatgtgtacatgaaccAGGGTGGCCGCTGGACACACACCCCTCCTCTCCGGATCTGTGGCTCCCCTGACTCCATGTTTGGGATCAGCTTGGCTGTTTTGGGAGACCTCAACCAGGATGGCTTCCCAG ATATTGCCGTGGGCGCTCCCTTTGATGGAGATGGAAAAGTCTTTATCTACCACGGGAGCAGCCTGGGGATGGTTGTCAAACCTTCACAG GTGCTGGAGGGTGAGGCCGTGAGCATCAAGAGCTTTGGTTACTCCCTGTCTGGTGGCCTGGATGTGGACGGAAACTACTACCCAGACCTGCTCGTGGGTTCCCTGGCTGATACTGCTGCGCTGTTCAG GGCCAGACCTGTTCTTCatgtctcccaagagatcttcaTTGCTCCGAGAGCCATTGATCTAGAACAGCCCAACTGCGCTGGTGGACGCTTAGTCTG TGTGGACATCAGGATCTGTTTCAGCTATACCGCAGTGCCCAGCAGCTACAGCCCTGTTGTGG CCCTGGATTATACGTTAGATGGGGACACAGACCGGAGACTCCGGGGCCAGGTTCCGCGAGTGACTTTCCTGAGCCGAGGCCTGGATGACCTCAAGCACCAATCCTCAGGCACTGTGTGGCTGAAGCACCAACAGGACCGAGTCTGTGGAGACGCCATGTTCCAGCTGCAG GAAAATGTCAAAGACAAGCTTCGGGCCATCGTGGTGACCCTACAATATAGTCTCCAAACACCTCGGTTACGGTGGCAGCGACAAGCTCCTGGTCAGGGGCTCCCCCCTGTGGCTCCCATTCTCAGTGCTCACCAGCCTAGCACACAGAGGACAGAG ATCCACTTCCTGAAGCAAGGCTGTGGTGAAGATAAGATCTGTCAGAGCAATCTGCAGCTGGTCCAGGCCCGATTCTGTTCTCGGATCAGCGACACAGAGTTCCAGCCTCTGCCCAT GGATGTGGATGGAATGACAGCCCTGTTTGCACTGAGTGGGCAGCCATTCATAGGCCTGGAGCTGACGATCACCAACCTGCCCTCGGACCCAGCCCGTCCTCAGGCAGATGGAGATGATGCCCACGAAGCCCAGCTCCTGGTCACCCTACCAACCTCGTTGCACTACTCAGGCGTCCGGGCCCTGGACTCTGCG GAGAAGCCGCTCTGCCTGTCCAATGAGAATGCCTCTCATGTCGAGTGTGAGCTGGGGAACCCTATGAAGAGAGGTGCCCAG GTCACTTTCTACCTCCTCCTCAGCACCTCTGGAATCACAATTGAGACCACAGAGTTGGAGGTGGAGTTGCTGTTGGCCAC GATCAGTGAGCAGGAGCTGCATCCAGTTTCTGTTCGAGCTCAAGTCTTCATTGAGTTGCCGCTGTCCATTTCAGG GGTGGCTACTCCCCAACAACTCTTCTTCTCTGGCGTGGTGAAAGGTGAGAGTGCCATGCGATCTGAGAGGGACGTGGGCAGCAAAGTCAAGTATGAGATCACG GTCTCCAATCAAGGCCAGTCGCTCAACACCCTGGGCTCTGCCTTCCTCAACATCATGTGGCCCCACGAGATTGCCAATGGGAAGTGGCTGCTGTACCCCATGCGGGTAGAGCTGGAGGGCGGACAGGGGCCTGGGAAGAAAGGGATCTGCTCTCCAAGACCCAACATCCTCCGCCTG GATGTGGACAGCAGGGATAGGAGGCGGCGAGAGCTGGAGCAACCGGAGCCGCAGGAGCCTCCAGAGAAGTTGGAGCCCAGCAGCACATCCTGGTGGCCAGTGTCCTCTgctgagaggaagagaaatgtCACCCTG GACTGCGCCCAGGGCACGGCCAAGTGTGTGGTCTTCAGCTGCCCACTCTACAGCTTTGATCGTGTGGCCGTGCTGCATGTCTGGGGCCGCCTCTGGAACAGCACCTTCCTGGAG GAGTACATAGCTGTGAAGTCCCTGGAAGTGATTGTCCGAGCCAACATCACAGTGAAGTCCTCTATCAAGAACTTGTTGCTCAGAGATGCATCCACAACG ATCCCAGTAATGGTGTACTTGGACCCCATGGCTGTGGTTGCAGAAGGAGTCCCCTGGTGGGTCATCCTCTTGGCAGTGCTGGCTGGGCTGCTGGTGCTGGCCCTGCTTGTGCTGCTGTTGTGGAAG CTGGGATTCTTCAAGCGTGCAAAGCACCCCGAGGCCACTGTGCCCCAGTACCACGCGGTGAAGATCCTTCGGGAAGACCGACAGCAGTTCAAGGAGGAGAAGACAGGCACCATCCAGAGGAGTAACTGGGGCAACTCCCAGTGGGAGGGCTCTGATGCACACCCCATCTTGGATGCTGATTGGCACCCTGATCTGGGTCCTGATGGAACTCCCGTGCCAGTCACTGCCTAA